The following proteins come from a genomic window of Nostoc sp. ATCC 53789:
- a CDS encoding caspase family protein, whose amino-acid sequence MKNITPSSLLCAIMSNHFAHGYALLIGVGTTAESRYSLPVTVKDVQALKTVLTDPNLCAYVDDSEHIRLLQNEQTTRSAILDGLTWLKEKVADKDATIVVFYSGHGCFDLSSQSYYLLQHDFNSTDIANTALSAQEFTQALRQIQAKRLWVVIDSCHAEGMATSKGELPADFIATALPKGVVDALKQGEGRAVFTSSRGNQVSWIRPDQTMSLYTYHLIEALRGAANQPGDSKVMLSNLINHLGKTVPESARTQHQAEQTPFFDTAMEDFPIAMLRGGKGLPSSTTVPDLQIMTDQQVVTPALARAKRALAILEEQAASFGIRIPVDLQIELEEKRRQVTELESRHQRTGLD is encoded by the coding sequence TTGAAAAATATCACACCTTCTTCTTTACTCTGTGCCATCATGTCGAATCACTTTGCCCACGGTTATGCGTTGTTAATTGGGGTTGGCACAACAGCCGAATCCCGATATTCATTGCCTGTCACAGTTAAAGATGTGCAAGCCCTGAAAACAGTGCTAACCGATCCAAACTTGTGTGCCTATGTGGATGATTCCGAACATATTCGCTTATTGCAGAATGAACAGACAACGCGCAGCGCAATTTTGGATGGATTAACGTGGTTAAAGGAAAAGGTTGCTGATAAAGATGCAACAATTGTAGTTTTTTACTCTGGTCATGGGTGCTTTGATTTATCAAGTCAATCTTATTATTTGCTGCAACATGACTTCAATTCCACAGATATTGCTAACACCGCCCTATCTGCCCAAGAATTTACTCAAGCTTTGCGGCAGATTCAAGCAAAGCGGTTGTGGGTGGTAATTGATAGTTGTCATGCAGAGGGTATGGCTACTTCTAAAGGCGAACTACCTGCTGATTTTATCGCTACGGCATTGCCCAAGGGCGTAGTCGATGCCTTGAAGCAGGGCGAAGGACGGGCGGTGTTTACGTCCTCCAGAGGCAATCAGGTTTCTTGGATACGTCCTGATCAAACCATGAGTCTCTATACTTATCATCTAATTGAGGCATTGCGGGGAGCAGCTAATCAACCAGGGGATTCCAAAGTTATGCTCTCAAATCTGATTAATCATTTGGGTAAAACTGTTCCAGAGAGCGCCAGAACCCAACATCAGGCAGAACAGACTCCGTTTTTTGATACGGCGATGGAAGATTTTCCTATTGCTATGCTGCGGGGAGGAAAGGGACTACCAAGCTCAACCACAGTTCCAGATTTGCAAATTATGACTGATCAACAAGTGGTAACACCTGCATTAGCAAGAGCAAAACGAGCCTTAGCAATTTTAGAAGAACAAGCTGCTTCCTTTGGCATTCGTATTCCAGTGGATTTGCAGATTGAATTAGAAGAGAAACGTCGCCAGGTAACTGAATTAGAGTCCCGGCATCAAAGAACAGGATTGGATTAA